The following proteins are encoded in a genomic region of Nitratireductor sp. GISD-1A_MAKvit:
- a CDS encoding rhomboid family intramembrane serine protease — protein sequence MDRFEDDTNSAATPQGAPPGGSLEHEPMFNLAPAVTGIGLLCIAIYAAEAWWLNIEQQFWLLLHFAFLPIRYTGQVAFDLYAAISPVTYSLLHGSWGHLLVNMIWLAAFGSPLAHRIGTARFLLFWVAGALSAVALHFVLHPSSAVPLVGASGSISAMMGAAARFAFRVDRRARKSAFTGPVLPVALVLKSRTVLVFLGVWMVANLVTGIFSGAAIGEPQIAWEAHIGGFLLGFFGIRLFERRPHAPHVFPRK from the coding sequence ATGGATCGATTTGAAGACGACACGAACTCGGCTGCTACACCCCAGGGCGCACCGCCCGGAGGCAGTCTCGAACATGAACCGATGTTCAATCTGGCGCCTGCTGTTACCGGGATCGGCCTTTTATGCATCGCCATTTATGCAGCGGAGGCCTGGTGGCTGAACATTGAGCAGCAGTTCTGGTTGCTGCTGCATTTTGCCTTTCTGCCCATTCGTTACACGGGACAGGTCGCATTCGACCTTTATGCCGCGATCAGTCCGGTTACCTATTCCCTGCTTCATGGAAGCTGGGGGCACCTGTTGGTCAACATGATCTGGCTTGCCGCGTTTGGATCACCGCTTGCCCATCGGATCGGCACTGCACGCTTTCTGCTTTTCTGGGTGGCAGGTGCGCTTTCTGCGGTAGCGCTTCACTTTGTACTGCATCCTTCATCGGCTGTCCCTTTGGTCGGTGCATCCGGTTCCATTTCAGCCATGATGGGGGCTGCAGCACGCTTTGCTTTCCGTGTGGATCGTCGCGCCCGGAAATCGGCGTTCACCGGCCCGGTCCTCCCGGTTGCGCTGGTATTGAAGTCCCGCACCGTTCTGGTTTTTCTGGGCGTCTGGATGGTCGCCAATCTTGTCACCGGAATTTTCAGCGGTGCCGCAATCGGCGAGCCGCAGATTGCCTGGGAAGCCCATATTGGCGGTTTCCTGCTGGGATTTTTCGGTATCCGGTTGTTCGAAAGGCGCCCCCATGCGCCGCACGTTTTTCCCCGGAAGTGA
- a CDS encoding CBS domain-containing protein produces MTVKAILDAKGRNVVTIAPDKKLADAAQLLSERGIGAVVVTEADGRIAGILSERDIVRVIGREGGNALDQPISRVMTAKVQRCHEQNTINEVMQIMTSGRFRHLPVEENGKIAGIISIGDVVKKRIEEVEREAEDIRSYIATA; encoded by the coding sequence ATGACGGTAAAGGCCATTCTGGACGCCAAGGGGCGCAATGTTGTGACCATTGCGCCGGACAAAAAGCTCGCGGATGCAGCGCAACTCCTGTCGGAGCGTGGCATCGGTGCAGTCGTCGTTACCGAGGCTGACGGCCGTATAGCTGGCATTCTTTCGGAGCGCGATATCGTGCGCGTCATCGGCCGGGAGGGGGGGAACGCCCTCGATCAGCCGATCTCCCGCGTGATGACCGCCAAGGTGCAGCGATGCCACGAGCAGAACACCATCAACGAGGTCATGCAGATCATGACGTCGGGGCGGTTCCGCCATCTCCCGGTGGAAGAAAACGGCAAGATTGCCGGCATCATTTCGATCGGCGACGTTGTGAAGAAGCGGATTGAGGAAGTCGAGCGCGAGGCGGAAGACATCCGTAGCTACATAGCAACAGCCTGA
- a CDS encoding enoyl-CoA hydratase/isomerase family protein produces MAETTSSVEPGLRLSVTQGVATLLLARPSKMNAISQTMWKELIAAIESLEANKSVRVIILRGDGDNFCAGADISEFDTVRGNAETARAYENLNARAFAAIRNTRLPTLAAISGVCFGGGFGLAAACDLRISTPDALFSVPAARLGLAYPVEAMGDIVATAGAQMARYLTFTGARIDAARARECGFILEIVPTDVLIRRASEIAATIASNAPLSISASKASITAALSCRPEDVQRAQTIGDMTFESTDYAEGRRAFRESRPPRFGGS; encoded by the coding sequence ATGGCAGAAACCACGTCTTCTGTTGAGCCCGGTTTACGCCTCTCGGTTACGCAGGGGGTCGCTACGCTTCTGCTTGCTAGACCGAGCAAGATGAACGCGATTTCTCAGACGATGTGGAAGGAGCTGATCGCCGCGATCGAAAGCCTGGAGGCGAACAAATCCGTCCGGGTGATCATTCTGCGCGGGGACGGAGACAATTTCTGTGCGGGTGCCGACATATCGGAATTCGATACCGTTCGGGGCAATGCCGAGACAGCACGGGCGTATGAAAACCTGAATGCCCGTGCCTTCGCGGCAATCCGCAATACAAGGCTCCCCACGCTTGCCGCGATTTCTGGTGTCTGCTTTGGCGGCGGCTTCGGACTGGCTGCGGCCTGTGATCTGCGCATTTCAACGCCCGACGCCCTGTTCTCCGTGCCTGCAGCACGCCTTGGGCTCGCCTATCCGGTCGAAGCGATGGGCGATATCGTCGCCACGGCCGGTGCGCAGATGGCACGATATCTCACCTTCACGGGTGCGCGCATCGATGCCGCCCGGGCACGCGAATGCGGCTTCATTCTCGAAATCGTTCCCACCGACGTGCTCATCCGGCGAGCAAGCGAGATCGCCGCAACCATCGCCAGCAATGCGCCCCTGTCGATCAGTGCATCCAAGGCATCCATCACCGCCGCACTCTCATGCCGACCGGAAGATGTCCAAAGAGCCCAGACAATCGGAGACATGACATTCGAAAGCACTGACTATGCGGAGGGGCGTCGGGCGTTTCGTGAAAGCAGGCCGCCAAGGTTTGGGGGCAGCTGA
- a CDS encoding transglutaminase-like cysteine peptidase, whose translation MGHTRSARLLAAAALAFAALTGSAFATPNFMRVGGLTSQPIGHYQLCQREPVECRQATPQARPLNLTRDLWKTIINVNNAVNSTVMPRTDMEMWGIEEYWSYPQEFGDCEDYVLEKRRRLIQAGVPAGNLLITVVRQPNGDGHAVLTVVTNMGDYILDNLEARVSVWTDTDYTYLKRQAATHSGKWVSINDGRSMAVGSVASNR comes from the coding sequence ATGGGGCATACACGAAGCGCACGGCTGCTTGCCGCTGCCGCACTGGCATTCGCAGCACTCACGGGGAGTGCATTTGCCACACCAAACTTCATGAGGGTCGGTGGACTGACAAGCCAGCCTATCGGCCACTATCAGCTTTGCCAGCGGGAGCCGGTCGAGTGTCGTCAGGCAACACCGCAGGCGCGGCCGCTCAACCTGACGCGTGACCTCTGGAAAACGATCATCAACGTCAACAATGCCGTCAACTCGACGGTGATGCCGCGCACCGACATGGAAATGTGGGGCATTGAAGAGTACTGGTCATACCCACAGGAGTTTGGTGACTGCGAAGATTACGTTCTGGAGAAGCGCCGCCGCCTCATCCAGGCTGGTGTTCCGGCAGGCAATCTTCTGATCACGGTCGTTCGCCAGCCCAATGGCGACGGACACGCCGTCCTCACCGTGGTCACCAACATGGGTGACTATATTCTGGACAATCTGGAAGCGCGCGTTTCTGTTTGGACCGACACGGACTATACTTACCTAAAGCGGCAGGCGGCGACGCACTCCGGCAAGTGGGTCAGCATCAATGATGGACGATCCATGGCAGTTGGCAGCGTTGCCTCAAACCGCTGA
- the gatB gene encoding Asp-tRNA(Asn)/Glu-tRNA(Gln) amidotransferase subunit GatB: MTIIDTRTPDPKRFISGATGDWEIIVGMEIHAQVTSEAKLFSGASTSFGAEPNANVSLVDAAMPGMLPVINEVCVKQAIRTGLGLKAQINLRSVFDRKNYFYPDLPQGYQISQFKQPIVGEGKVTVSVGPAKDGSFEEIEVGIERLHLEQDAGKSMHDQHPTMSYVDLNRSGVALMEIVSKPDIRSADEAKAFLTKLRTILRYLGTCDGNMDEGSMRADVNVSVRRPGGEFGTRCEIKNVNSVRFVGQAIESEARRQIAILEDGGTIDQETRLFDPAKGETRSMRSKEEAHDYRYFPDPDLVPLEFDQAYVDALAADLIELPDEKKARFIKTFGLSEYDASVLIAEKATADYFERVAEGRDGKAAANWVINDLLGALNKAGQGIEDTSVSPDQLGAIIDLIKDGTISGKIAKDLFEIVFAEGGDPRVIVEERGMKQVTDTGAIEKAVDEVIAANPDKVEQAKAKPTLAGWFVGQVMKATGGKANPQAVNALVREKLGIDA; this comes from the coding sequence ATGACAATCATCGATACGCGCACGCCCGATCCCAAGCGTTTTATCTCCGGGGCCACCGGCGACTGGGAAATCATCGTCGGCATGGAAATCCATGCTCAGGTCACCTCCGAAGCAAAGCTCTTCTCGGGAGCCTCGACATCTTTTGGCGCCGAACCCAATGCCAATGTCTCGCTCGTGGATGCGGCCATGCCAGGCATGCTGCCGGTGATCAACGAGGTGTGTGTGAAGCAGGCAATCCGCACGGGGCTGGGGCTCAAGGCACAGATCAATCTGCGTTCGGTGTTCGACCGAAAGAATTATTTTTACCCAGACCTGCCGCAGGGTTATCAGATTTCTCAGTTCAAGCAGCCAATTGTCGGCGAGGGCAAGGTGACGGTTTCGGTCGGCCCGGCCAAGGACGGCTCTTTTGAGGAAATTGAAGTCGGCATTGAGCGCCTCCATCTGGAGCAGGATGCCGGCAAGTCGATGCATGACCAGCATCCGACCATGTCCTATGTGGACCTCAACCGCTCCGGTGTTGCGCTGATGGAGATCGTCTCCAAGCCCGACATACGTTCCGCGGACGAGGCCAAGGCGTTTCTGACCAAGCTGCGCACCATTCTGCGCTATCTGGGCACGTGTGATGGCAATATGGACGAAGGCTCCATGCGCGCCGACGTAAACGTTTCCGTGCGCCGTCCCGGTGGCGAGTTTGGCACACGCTGCGAGATCAAGAACGTGAACTCGGTGCGTTTTGTCGGGCAGGCGATCGAATCGGAAGCGCGCCGCCAGATTGCCATTCTTGAGGATGGTGGCACCATTGATCAGGAAACCCGTCTGTTCGATCCCGCCAAGGGCGAGACCCGCTCCATGCGTTCCAAGGAAGAGGCGCATGACTACCGCTATTTCCCCGATCCGGACCTGGTGCCGCTAGAGTTTGATCAGGCTTATGTTGATGCGCTGGCAGCCGATCTGATCGAGCTTCCCGACGAGAAGAAGGCGCGTTTCATCAAAACGTTTGGTCTCTCTGAATACGACGCTTCGGTGCTGATCGCGGAAAAGGCCACCGCGGATTACTTTGAAAGGGTTGCCGAAGGACGCGATGGAAAGGCTGCCGCCAACTGGGTGATCAATGATCTTCTGGGCGCTTTGAACAAGGCGGGACAGGGTATCGAAGACACTTCCGTCAGCCCCGATCAGCTTGGTGCGATCATCGATCTGATCAAGGACGGCACGATTTCGGGCAAAATCGCCAAGGATCTCTTCGAGATCGTGTTTGCCGAAGGTGGCGATCCGCGTGTCATCGTGGAAGAGCGTGGCATGAAGCAGGTAACCGACACTGGCGCCATCGAAAAGGCGGTGGATGAGGTTATCGCAGCAAATCCTGACAAGGTCGAACAGGCCAAGGCCAAGCCGACACTTGCAGGCTGGTTTGTCGGACAGGTGATGAAAGCCACCGGTGGCAAGGCCAACCCGCAGGCTGTCAATGCGCTTGTCAGGGAGAAGCTCGGGATCGATGCCTGA
- a CDS encoding PAS domain-containing protein: MRHDGSVTLFQYWNRLRGDRPAPRRTEVEPAEIKTLLADTFILEKDARGEAVFRLAGTRLCATFGKELKGLSFASLWSGRDQAVVGKLARSAFDMKAVVVLTFTGKNEGGDTAPFELLLLPLEGGMESPRAMGSLLACEKPFWLGAETIIDCEVTSLRVIDADREPLFLKNRPAVEVPPLVPERRSITDSLIEPGRGRRFRHLVVFDGGRNEN; the protein is encoded by the coding sequence ATGAGACATGATGGTTCAGTAACATTGTTCCAATATTGGAACAGGTTGCGCGGCGACCGTCCCGCGCCCAGGCGCACCGAAGTCGAGCCGGCCGAGATTAAAACGCTGCTGGCGGATACTTTCATTCTTGAAAAGGATGCGCGCGGTGAAGCGGTGTTCCGCCTTGCAGGCACGCGTCTTTGCGCAACGTTCGGCAAGGAACTGAAGGGGCTGTCTTTCGCATCCTTGTGGTCGGGCCGCGACCAGGCGGTTGTCGGAAAACTGGCACGCAGCGCTTTCGACATGAAGGCGGTCGTCGTCCTGACTTTCACCGGAAAGAATGAAGGCGGCGATACGGCCCCATTCGAACTCCTTCTGCTTCCCCTGGAAGGTGGAATGGAAAGCCCCCGGGCAATGGGGTCACTTCTGGCGTGCGAAAAACCGTTCTGGCTGGGCGCAGAAACCATCATTGACTGTGAGGTGACGTCGCTGCGGGTGATCGATGCCGATCGCGAACCATTGTTTCTGAAGAACCGGCCGGCAGTGGAAGTGCCTCCTCTCGTGCCCGAACGACGCTCGATCACGGACAGCCTCATAGAGCCCGGCCGGGGCCGTCGTTTCCGCCACCTTGTCGTTTTCGATGGCGGCCGCAACGAAAATTGA
- a CDS encoding DUF2155 domain-containing protein — translation MKSAFAGILTALGSVLLVLSPAMAERVQHPVAEFTGIDKITGRIMSFDAYMDETVQFGALQVTPRVCYSSQDTEEPRTDAFVEVDEITLDREIRRIFTGWMLAESPGLNAVEHAVYDVWLKGCKQETDVPPPETD, via the coding sequence ATGAAAAGTGCTTTTGCCGGAATTCTGACAGCATTGGGCTCGGTACTGCTGGTGCTTTCCCCTGCAATGGCTGAGCGGGTTCAGCATCCTGTGGCCGAATTTACGGGTATCGACAAGATAACCGGTCGGATCATGTCGTTCGATGCCTATATGGATGAAACCGTGCAGTTCGGCGCGCTGCAGGTCACGCCACGGGTATGCTACTCTTCCCAGGACACCGAAGAACCACGGACAGACGCGTTTGTTGAGGTGGATGAGATTACGCTGGATCGGGAGATCAGGCGGATTTTCACCGGATGGATGCTGGCGGAAAGCCCGGGGCTGAACGCGGTCGAACACGCGGTTTATGATGTCTGGCTCAAGGGATGCAAGCAGGAAACGGACGTTCCGCCGCCGGAAACCGACTAA
- a CDS encoding PilZ domain-containing protein, which translates to MSLATNRSVLEDERRSFQRVKVSIYGRFMLEDRSEHACRVTDMSPGDVCLVTQRSGTQGERVIAYLDHIGRIEGKIIRAGSDGFAMTVVASDRKRDKLAAQLTWLANKHELDLPEDRRHERIAPRNPISVLRLPDGREYRCRIIDLSLSGAAIECEVKPERGTQVHLGTMRGQVVRMFDDGVAIEFASIQNRQALEAEFSLPGDI; encoded by the coding sequence ATGTCATTGGCGACTAACCGGTCCGTTCTAGAAGACGAGCGTCGCAGCTTTCAGCGCGTCAAGGTCTCGATCTATGGCCGGTTCATGCTGGAGGACCGGAGCGAACACGCATGCCGCGTGACCGACATGTCGCCAGGCGATGTGTGCCTCGTCACCCAGCGCTCCGGAACACAGGGCGAACGTGTGATCGCATATCTCGATCACATCGGTCGGATCGAAGGCAAGATCATTCGCGCCGGTTCAGACGGATTTGCAATGACGGTTGTCGCCTCCGACCGCAAACGCGACAAACTGGCAGCCCAGTTGACCTGGCTTGCAAACAAGCACGAACTGGACCTGCCCGAAGACCGGCGCCACGAGCGCATCGCTCCACGCAACCCGATCAGTGTTCTGCGCCTGCCTGACGGACGCGAATATCGTTGCCGGATCATCGACCTGTCTCTATCCGGTGCTGCCATTGAATGCGAGGTCAAGCCTGAGCGAGGTACCCAGGTTCATCTGGGCACCATGCGCGGTCAGGTGGTTCGCATGTTCGATGACGGCGTGGCAATCGAATTTGCAAGCATTCAGAACCGTCAGGCACTTGAAGCAGAGTTTTCGCTACCTGGTGACATCTGA
- a CDS encoding DUF3126 family protein translates to MNPEEIRKLEAYFKRTFNNPALSVKARPRKDDSSELYLGDEFLGIIFKDEDEGELSYNFSMAILDIDL, encoded by the coding sequence TTGAATCCCGAGGAAATCAGAAAGCTTGAAGCCTATTTCAAAAGGACCTTCAACAACCCGGCTCTGAGCGTGAAAGCACGCCCGCGCAAGGATGATTCCAGTGAGCTCTATCTGGGAGATGAGTTTCTCGGCATTATCTTCAAAGACGAGGATGAGGGCGAGCTGTCTTACAATTTTTCGATGGCGATACTCGATATCGATCTTTGA
- a CDS encoding alpha/beta hydrolase, with translation MKPEGTTFTGVEGNGLAADIWDGGGRPVVFLHGGGQTRRAWDATARSVAERGMRAIVIDQRGHGESAWVKSGNYGFHHYGEDAATLFRQVEERFHARPSAVGGLARRFGVPDGGNA, from the coding sequence ATGAAGCCTGAAGGGACCACGTTCACCGGTGTAGAAGGAAACGGGCTGGCAGCCGACATTTGGGATGGTGGCGGGCGCCCGGTGGTGTTTCTGCATGGTGGCGGGCAGACAAGGCGTGCCTGGGATGCAACGGCGCGCTCAGTAGCCGAGCGCGGCATGCGCGCAATCGTGATTGACCAGCGCGGTCATGGAGAAAGCGCTTGGGTGAAAAGCGGCAACTATGGCTTTCACCACTACGGTGAGGACGCCGCCACGCTGTTTCGACAGGTTGAGGAGCGTTTTCACGCGCGCCCCTCGGCGGTCGGGGGCCTCGCTCGGCGGTTTGGCGTCCCTGACGGCGGAAATGCATGA
- a CDS encoding NADH:ubiquinone oxidoreductase subunit NDUFA12, giving the protein MKKFLLQFFTWWNGQTLGTRFHTWRKGTRVGEDEFGNIYYEGGKDSEGRTRRWVIYNDISDASLVPPGWHGWLHHRVDVAPVNENYQPRDWQKPHKPNMTGTPAAYRPQGSIANAQDRPRVTGDYDAWTPGG; this is encoded by the coding sequence ATGAAGAAGTTTCTGCTTCAGTTTTTCACCTGGTGGAACGGCCAGACACTGGGCACGCGCTTCCACACCTGGCGCAAGGGTACACGCGTCGGTGAGGATGAATTCGGCAACATCTATTATGAAGGTGGCAAGGATTCGGAAGGGCGTACGCGTCGCTGGGTGATCTACAACGACATTTCAGATGCATCGCTGGTGCCACCGGGCTGGCACGGATGGCTGCATCATCGCGTCGATGTGGCACCGGTCAACGAAAATTATCAGCCGCGTGACTGGCAGAAGCCGCACAAGCCGAACATGACCGGTACGCCGGCTGCCTATCGTCCGCAGGGATCCATCGCTAACGCGCAGGATCGCCCCCGGGTTACGGGGGACTATGATGCATGGACACCGGGTGGCTAG
- a CDS encoding GNAT family N-acetyltransferase yields the protein MPESGDFFVRTASERDLAVVRALLVDTWHDTYDAIYGSARVAEISDAWHSLDALKARLKQPNSEFVVADNGRLIGGMAFAATRNDGREICLHQLYVHPQFQGRGIGMALFSEIAQCFPQAREISLEVEEANSRARAFYEHLGFVEMGRSDDCGGAGFDLPALIYRRPV from the coding sequence ATGCCTGAGAGCGGCGATTTCTTCGTTCGCACGGCGAGCGAGCGTGACCTGGCCGTCGTGCGCGCGCTCCTCGTCGACACCTGGCACGACACCTACGATGCGATCTACGGCTCCGCACGCGTCGCGGAGATTTCCGATGCCTGGCATTCCCTTGATGCGTTGAAGGCGCGCCTGAAGCAGCCGAACTCGGAATTCGTTGTGGCCGACAACGGACGGCTGATCGGTGGTATGGCCTTTGCTGCGACCCGCAATGACGGAAGGGAAATCTGTCTCCATCAGCTCTACGTGCACCCCCAATTTCAGGGCAGGGGGATCGGCATGGCCCTTTTTTCCGAGATCGCCCAATGCTTTCCGCAGGCGCGCGAAATCTCCCTCGAGGTTGAAGAAGCCAACAGCAGGGCCCGGGCCTTCTATGAGCATCTGGGATTTGTGGAGATGGGACGCAGCGATGATTGCGGCGGAGCGGGTTTCGACCTGCCGGCTCTCATCTATCGCCGTCCGGTTTGA
- a CDS encoding alpha/beta fold hydrolase — protein sequence MQTFRNDGFELAYIDEGKGVPILLIHGFASTHFVNWVAPGWVKTLRDAGYRVLALDNRGHGRSQKSHDKADYTPRKMAADAAALLDHLEIPRAHIMGYSMGARISAFLALEAPHKVASLILGGLGLGMVEGVGDWDEIAEALLADDPDKIVSERGMMFRKFADQTKSDRRALAACIATSRELLSAADAARIDAPALVAVGTRDDIAGSAEGLANLLPAGEAFSIERRDHMLAVGDRTFKARALEFLKEHPLDEA from the coding sequence ATGCAGACCTTTCGTAACGATGGTTTCGAACTTGCTTACATAGACGAGGGGAAGGGCGTTCCCATCCTTCTCATCCACGGCTTCGCTTCCACGCATTTCGTCAACTGGGTTGCTCCAGGCTGGGTTAAAACGCTGCGCGATGCCGGATACCGGGTTCTTGCGCTCGACAATCGCGGACACGGTCGCTCCCAGAAGAGCCATGACAAGGCCGATTACACACCCCGGAAAATGGCGGCTGATGCGGCCGCACTGCTCGATCATCTGGAGATTCCGCGCGCCCATATCATGGGCTATTCGATGGGGGCACGCATTTCTGCCTTTCTCGCCCTGGAGGCGCCTCATAAAGTGGCCTCGCTGATCCTCGGCGGGCTGGGGCTTGGCATGGTTGAGGGCGTTGGAGACTGGGATGAGATCGCTGAAGCGCTTCTCGCCGATGACCCGGACAAGATCGTTTCGGAACGGGGAATGATGTTCCGCAAGTTTGCGGATCAGACGAAGAGCGATCGCAGGGCGCTTGCCGCGTGTATCGCCACCTCGCGTGAATTGCTCAGTGCTGCCGATGCCGCGCGTATCGATGCTCCGGCACTGGTTGCTGTCGGTACACGTGATGACATTGCCGGCTCTGCGGAAGGACTGGCCAATCTGTTGCCAGCCGGCGAGGCGTTCTCCATTGAGCGGCGCGACCACATGCTTGCGGTCGGTGATCGCACCTTCAAGGCTCGTGCTCTGGAGTTCCTGAAGGAGCATCCGCTCGATGAAGCCTGA
- a CDS encoding gamma carbonic anhydrase family protein, giving the protein MPVYGLAGETPVFEERATNWIAPDASVIGRVRLGRHVGIWFGAVLRGDNELIDIGDNTNIQEHSVLHTDMGFPLVVGAGCTIGHRAILHGCHIGENSLVGMGAIVLNGAEIGRNCLVGAGALVTENKKIPDNSLVVGSPAKVVRELDEEAVRGLKWSASHYVENARRFLGDLREV; this is encoded by the coding sequence ATGCCGGTTTATGGGTTGGCGGGCGAGACCCCCGTTTTCGAGGAAAGAGCGACCAACTGGATCGCACCGGACGCCTCGGTTATTGGCCGTGTGCGTCTCGGCCGTCACGTGGGCATTTGGTTTGGTGCCGTCCTGCGTGGAGACAATGAGCTTATTGATATTGGCGACAACACGAACATTCAGGAGCACTCCGTTCTGCATACGGATATGGGATTTCCGCTGGTTGTGGGAGCGGGGTGCACGATTGGCCATCGGGCAATTCTTCATGGCTGCCATATTGGCGAGAACAGCCTGGTCGGGATGGGTGCCATCGTTTTGAACGGCGCGGAGATCGGCAGGAACTGCCTCGTGGGAGCCGGGGCCCTGGTCACCGAGAACAAGAAGATTCCCGACAATTCGCTTGTCGTCGGTTCGCCCGCCAAGGTCGTTCGAGAGCTCGATGAAGAAGCCGTGCGCGGGCTGAAATGGTCCGCAAGTCACTATGTGGAAAACGCGCGCCGCTTTCTGGGCGATTTGCGGGAGGTGTGA
- the cysE gene encoding serine O-acetyltransferase codes for MNAQNSIRQRSSGKSAPQPLDPIWYAVREEAETAVANDPLLAAFLYATILNHDDLESAVIHRVAERLDHPDMGADLIRQTFHAMLEAEPEWRTVVRVDIQACYDRDPACDRFLMPVLYFKGFHAIQTHRLAHWLWHEGRRDFALYLQSRSSVVFQTDINPAARMGKGIFIDHATGVVIGETAVVEDDVSLLHAVTLGGTGKETGDRHPKIRHGVLVGAGAKILGNIEVGHCARVAAGSVVLNDVPSATTVAGVPARVVGESGCSEPSRSMDQILRDGAG; via the coding sequence ATGAACGCACAGAATTCCATTCGGCAGCGCAGTTCCGGAAAGAGCGCGCCACAGCCCCTTGACCCGATCTGGTACGCTGTGCGTGAAGAGGCGGAAACCGCTGTTGCGAATGATCCACTCTTGGCCGCATTTCTTTATGCGACCATTCTGAACCACGACGATCTCGAAAGTGCGGTCATACATCGCGTGGCCGAGCGCCTCGACCATCCGGATATGGGGGCGGACCTCATCCGCCAGACGTTCCACGCCATGCTTGAGGCCGAGCCTGAGTGGCGCACGGTCGTGCGTGTCGATATTCAGGCGTGCTATGACCGCGACCCGGCCTGCGACCGGTTCTTGATGCCCGTACTCTATTTCAAGGGTTTCCATGCCATCCAGACGCACCGGCTTGCGCACTGGCTGTGGCACGAAGGGCGCAGGGATTTCGCTCTCTATCTTCAGAGCCGTTCATCAGTCGTGTTTCAGACAGACATTAACCCTGCAGCGCGCATGGGCAAGGGCATTTTCATCGACCATGCGACAGGTGTCGTGATTGGAGAGACCGCTGTCGTTGAGGACGACGTTTCTCTTCTACACGCGGTGACGCTGGGTGGTACCGGCAAGGAAACCGGGGACCGGCATCCCAAGATCCGTCACGGTGTACTTGTTGGTGCGGGAGCGAAAATCCTGGGCAATATCGAAGTTGGACATTGTGCGCGCGTCGCCGCCGGTTCGGTGGTGTTGAACGATGTTCCCTCGGCCACGACGGTTGCTGGCGTGCCGGCGCGGGTCGTGGGGGAATCCGGGTGCAGCGAGCCTTCGCGCTCCATGGATCAGATACTGCGTGACGGCGCGGGGTGA
- a CDS encoding alpha/beta fold hydrolase, translating to MHEGPLLEALVLVDITPRLERSGVDRIQGFMGARMEEGFASLEEAADAIAAYLPNRAPPRSLEGLRKNLRLDPDGRYRWHWDPAFIKGDRSINHGAEDLMQELMSGLPQLKLPVLLVRGVRSELVREAHAREFVSLTPSASYVDVGGAGHMVAGDRNDVFADEVLKFLDCDQAA from the coding sequence ATGCATGAAGGGCCACTTCTCGAGGCACTGGTCCTCGTCGATATCACGCCTAGGCTCGAGCGCTCGGGCGTCGACAGGATCCAGGGCTTCATGGGCGCCCGCATGGAAGAGGGATTTGCTTCCCTTGAAGAGGCCGCCGATGCGATTGCTGCCTATTTGCCCAATCGCGCGCCCCCCCGTTCGCTGGAGGGCCTGCGCAAAAATCTGAGGCTGGATCCGGATGGTCGTTATCGATGGCACTGGGACCCAGCCTTTATCAAGGGCGACAGAAGCATCAACCATGGGGCAGAGGATCTCATGCAGGAGCTGATGTCGGGCCTGCCGCAGCTGAAACTGCCGGTCCTGCTCGTGCGGGGTGTGCGTTCGGAGCTGGTGCGTGAAGCGCATGCCCGTGAATTCGTTTCACTCACACCCTCTGCCTCCTATGTGGACGTGGGGGGCGCCGGACACATGGTGGCCGGGGACCGAAACGATGTTTTTGCAGACGAGGTCCTGAAATTTCTTGACTGCGATCAGGCTGCGTAG